A stretch of the Rosa rugosa chromosome 5, drRosRugo1.1, whole genome shotgun sequence genome encodes the following:
- the LOC133708565 gene encoding membrane protein PM19L: protein MVAGGGAKSAAYVLLLVNLVIFFIVTVIAAWAMNHGIQRSRETASVLSIPLRIFPIYFPLGNMATGFFLIFSLIAGVVGIATSLTGLHNVFQWDGPSLHTAAASSLVSWSLTLLAMGLACKEIELGWTTGNLRTLETMTIIVSATQLFSTCAIQAAGVEVAIAEQRDRTGARR, encoded by the exons ATGGTTGCTGGAGGAGGGGCAAAATCAGCAGCCTATGTTCTCTTACTTGTTAATCTCGTTATCTTCTTCATTGTGACTGTCATAGCTGCATGGGCAATGAACCATGGGATCCAAAGGTCTCGTGAAACAG CATCTGTTTTGTCCATACCATTGCGCATTTTTCCAATATACTTCCCATTGGGGAATATGGCAACCGGtttctttctgatcttctcccTCATTGCCGGTGTTGTTGGAATCGCCACCTCACTTACCGGACTTCATAACGTTTTTCAATGGGATGGCCCCAGTTTACACACAGCTGCTGCCTCTTCTCTTGTATCTTGGTCCCTCACTCTTCTTGCCATGGG ATTGGCTTGTAAAGAGATTGAACTTGGTTGGACAACTGGGAACTTG CGTACTTTGGAGACCATGACCATAATTGTGAGTGCAACTCAATTGTTTTCTACTTGTGCAATCCAAGCAGCTGGAGTTGAAGTGGCTATTGCAGAACAAAGGGATCGGACTGGAGCAAGACGTTAA
- the LOC133708564 gene encoding glutamine synthetase leaf isozyme, chloroplastic has translation MAQILAPTSQWQMRITKSSIPSSPMTGKMWSSLVLKQNKKGAAKSSKFRVFASKYEDYTINRVEGLLNLDLTPYTDKIIAEYIWIGGSGIDVRSKSRTISKPVEHPSELPKWNYDGSSTGQAPGEDSEVILYPQAIFKDPFRGGNNILVICDAYTPQGEPIPTNKRHKAAQVFSNQKVIDEVPWYGIEQEYTLLQSNVKWPLGWPVGGYPGPQGPYYCGAGADKSFGRDISDAHYKACLYAGINISGTNGEVMPGQWEFQVGPSVGIEAGDHIWAARYILERITEQAGVVLTLDPKPIMGDWNGAGCHTNYSTKSMREEGGFEIIKKAILNLSLRHTEHISAYGEGNERRLTGKHETASINQFSWGVANRGASIRVGRDTEKQGKGYLEDRRPASNMDPYTVTALLAETTLLWEPTLEAEALAAQKLALNV, from the exons ATGGCACAGATTTTGGCTCCAACTTCACAATGGCAGATGAGAATTACAAAGAGCTCAATTCCTTCTAGTCCTATGACAGGAAAGATGTGGAGTTCTCTAGTGTTGAAACAGAACAAGAAAGGAGCTGCTAAAAGCTCTAAGTTCAGAGTTTTTGCCTCCAAGTATGAAGACTATACCATAAACAGGGTCGAGGGTTTACTAAATTTGGACCTTACTCCATACACGGACAAGATTATTGCCGAGTACATTTG GATCGGAGGGTCTGGTATCGATGTGCGTAGCAAGTCAAGG ACGATATCAAAGCCTGTTGAACATCCGTCTGAGCTTCCAAAGTGGAACTATGATGGATCAAGTACTGGACAGGCACCCGGTGAAGACAGTGAAGTGATCTTATA CCCTCAAGCGATATTCAAGGACCCCTTTCGTGGTGGCAACAATATATTG GTAATTTGTGACGCATACACGCCCCAAGGCGAGCCTATCCCAACAAACAAACGGCACAAGGCCGCTCAGGTTTTTAGCAACCAGAAGGTTATAGATGAAGTTCCATG GTATGGGATAGAGCAAGAGTACACATTACTTCAATCCAATGTGAAATGGCCTTTAGGTTGGCCAGTTGGAGGTTATCCTGGTCCTCAG GGTCCCTATTACTGTGGTGCTGGTGCAGACAAGTCGTTTGGCCGTGACATTTCAGATGCTCATTACAAGGCTTGTCTATATGCTGGAATCAACATCAGTGGAACCAATGGGGAAGTTATGCCTGGCCAG TGGGAATTTCAAGTTGGTCCTAGTGTGGGAATTGAAGCTGGAGATCATATCTGGGCTGCAAGATACATTCTTGAG AGGATCACTGAACAAGCAGGTGTTGTTCTCACTCTTGATCCAAAACCAATTATG GGTGACTGGAATGGTGCTGGATGCCACACCAATTACAG TACAAAGAGCATGAGGGAAGAAGGAGGCTTCGAAATTATTAAGAAGGCAATTTTGAATCTGTCACTTCGCCACACAGAGCATATTAGTGCCTATGGAGAAGGAAATGAGAGAAGGTTGACAGGAAAGCATGAAACAGCCAGCATTAATCAATTTTCTTGG GGAGTGGCTAATCGCGGTGCCTCAATCCGTGTTGGTCGTGACACTGAGAAGCAAGGAAAAG GTTATCTGGAGGACCGCCGTCCAGCTTCAAACATGGACCCTTACACTGTGACCGCACTGCTGGCAGAAACTACACTCTTGTGGGAGCCAACACTTGAGGCTGAAGCTCTTGCTGCTCAAAAACTAGCATTGAATGTCTGA